ATGCAAACGCATGTTGCAAGCTAAACCCACGGCAGCGCCGTGCCACATACTCTGAGGCAGTCCATTTCGTCCAGTGATTGTCGTAGGACCGCGCTGATCACTCTCAACCGCCAGTAAAACCATGGTCTGTAAGTGCAAAATTCTATTGGAAAAATTCTGCACATTCGtacaaattaaattaaGTAAACCAACTGCTTTCAGTGggtttttatgaaaaatacTTCCGAGGGAAGAAAACGGCGGCCGGTTTACTAGGGAATAAATTGCATGCAAGCAGCAAGATCTTAAAAACTTTGGAGCTTTTTCTAGTTCTATTTTTAAGCGAGTTTTCGAGTGATGCAAAATTGGCAAGGTAGAATGTATAAGCAAATAATACCTGTCTACAGCTTCGTCGTCCCATTCTATGTCTTCGTGAAAGACCTTTGAAATTTCGTTCATGTCATCATACTGAGCACTTTCAGCAGACCTTGACTGCTCTATATTGCGAGTAGCGTTCGAGGTAGAAGAGCGGGCTTCCGGTAGAAGTGATAAAGATGGGTTCTGCGGAGATTGATTTTTATAGAAAGGACGGTCAAAACTCGGTAAGTTACCTGGTGTATTTACAGGAACAGGCTGCATTGGAACGGGAGGCTGATAGGAAGTGGTTGGCAATCCACCATGTTGAAACACGGTATTGGGACGAGAGTtatcaaatgaagaaatagatGGCAATTGTAAGTAACTAGGATCTGATGATAGAACATTCGTAGGCCCAGGAGGGTATGGAGCAGATGGAGGCCGCATCAGCGGGTTATAAGATGCTTCAGCAAGACCTGGATGGGATGTATCCGTATGTCCGTTGGAATCCAGCATATAAGGAGTATTCATCTTTGACTGAAGAGGTAGGCTGGGAGGTACGAAAGATTGTACGCTTGGAGTGGTATAAACGGGAGGTCGTATACCAGCGGAAGGGAGAGACTTGATATGCTGAAGGCTGTCGAAAGATTGGTTAACGGGAGTAGATAGGTAAGGATATGATTGCTGTTGAAAAGGCGGTATCCTCGGAGGAGCCGGCTGAGAATGTTGAGGAGGGTGGTTGATTTGCTGAGGGTACCATGTAGCAGTAGGCTTTGGATGGTTTGATAGAATAGGGTCCTTTGGGCCAGGCGACATAACAGGCATTGCAGTATTTTTAGGAGATAATCTGCTAAGAATGGCGGAATCATCAGGGGAGGAAGAATCGGATTTTACATCAAAAGGTAAGGTATCAGCAAGAGtagaagaaggagaagtGGCGGCGTTTGTTTCGGGAGGAGAAGCAACGACTGTGGTACTATTGGAACGTACacgtttgtttttctcttcaacATTGCGTACGAAACCTTTGGCGGGACCACGCTTTAATTGTGTTCTGGTGAATATGCATTGTAAACTGTGCTTTGAACAATTGATGCAAGCACCTGTAGAGCCTTCCACCGTGTCACAGCGAATCTAAAAGATGTTAATGGGgacaaaaagagagaatagaaaaatcatACCTTCTTTTTGCGACAAAGGTCACAAGCCCGAGAGAcctttttcctcttcttctcaTCCGACGCAGCCGAAGAAACACGGACGGCACTAGGATGTACAGAAGCTTGAAAGTCTTGAAAATTGTCGTTCGTTGCGGGGACGTTAGCTGGGCGTAAGACGgaaggagaagaagaggattGGGAAGCGAAATGGTCGTAGAGATATGGATATGTGTAGTCATTAGGACCTATGGAAGGGGGGAGGCCAGGCGCATGGCGAAAGAAGGAAGGTTGGGATGGTGCAGAGAAGGAAGGAGCATGTTGGGAAGGAAGAGGGGTATTTGATGAGTTGGAAGGAAATTTAGCAGGAGGAACAGGAAGATAAGAGATGGTGTTGAGATCCATGAATTAGTCAAATCattaaatccaaaaaaaaaaaaaaaaaagatgatgaaaatgaaatataaaaataaaaaacaaagaagggAAACAAGGAGCGGAAGGGTAAAAGCACAATCTGTCTATTTAAATAGCAAAAGTATTAGATAAACCAGAACCGAGAACCGAcacaaggaaaagaaatacaacTTCCAATgcaaagaaggaaataagacggaaaattaaaaataaataaaattagcAGAAATGatgaacaagaagaaaggaggatggaaaaggaagagtATCTACAAGAAAGGAAACTGAATCCAAGGAAGGATCAGGAAATTGGgagaatgaagaaaaaggaataatgTTGTAGAGCGAAAGCAAGGCAAACGAAAACGCGAAACCCAAGGAATTGaaggaaagagaaacaGATTCAAAGAACGAATGCCAAATCAAAAACGAACAAACCAAGGCAatggagaaaaaaaagaaaatcaagtGATGCaacaaatttttgaaaaaaaaacctatGATGAACCAAAATGAATGCTGGAATTAACGAAATAAGAAACCTATAGacaaaggaaagaaaaaagggaaaagaagaaaagaaggctagaaaaaaagttctAAATGATGAATGTAAAGGCCACGATTTTGGGGTTCGTTCTTCGAAGTAGAAGAATCGAATTACAAGTAAAGAATAGAGGCCAATTTAAGATTTCGTTGTGGTACAGACTGAATTCGCACGGCCGAAAGAGCCGAAAAATAAAGTGGAAACAGCTTGTCGCTTGAAAATCAAACCTCGCAAGAAtgcgaaaaagaaaagataacGCACTCGTAGACTGTACAAAACAATCCAAAGCAGTCCAAGAAAAACATCCTGTCTCGGTAAACCACAGTAAATCCCCATTGCGTAGCCCGAAGAATACCACCGTAACAAGTCCGATCCTGCAAACccagaaaaaaagacaCGTACGGTAGGGTATGCATGCATACACGGGCATGCAGATAATGCTAAGTCAAGCCGGTTTACCAtgggaagagaaaagatgtaaacaaatggaaTCGAGTGGGACCGATCGgttgaaaaacaagaaaaaagaaaatgcaacaaaaaaaaagattagtGCATAAAAAAGACGGTCATTAGACAGAACCACTCGAAAATCGTAGAGTCAACATGGTAGCAAGATACGACGGGAAAAAGGCATAGAAAAGGTCGGAAAAGACAGCATTTATTAGCCAAGAGACCAGCCAAGAGACCAAATCATGGCAAAAAAACAGCGGAAAGGATGTTTGGAAAGGTCCAAACTTGGGAAAACACTGaaacaaagtaaagaaaggGTGGATggaagaaagtaaaaagtaaacaaagccTGAAGAAGAACCCGAGAACATACgtcaaaggaaaacaaaaataagtTTAAACAAGGCTTCGATAACCAACAGGCATACTCTCTGAGTAGGTAAAGCTATGTAATTGGTGAACCAACAAAGTCAATTTAACTATATAACCAATCgcttaaaagaaagccGAGTATCTGGATTTCAATTGGAAAGGTAACCAAGTGAAAAGAATCCTATTGAACCAAATGACGTAGTATGACTTTTTACATCCAAGCGGATTCAGCCCCGGTACACATAGTTGAATCAACCTgtaaggaagaagatgaagggAAGGAGCAGCAGCaagggaaaaaaagaaaaaaaggaaaaaaaattcgacAAGAGAATTTCACGATTGGATTGGAAAAACTGCACACATTCGATACATGGGATTGAAACAGCGATGGAATCAGCGACGTTTGTATTCTCCTACAAGAATTTCTGCTACGTTTGTTGACGTTATCATCAATGTGGGTCGGAAGTCGGAAGTCGGGAGCCGGTCAGGCCGTTATCAGTCCTTGGTGAAGGCTAGATCAGACGGGAAGGAGGGGAGAGGAGAGAGGCTGTATTCGatgaagagaaagaaggGAACCCCAAGGaaatggaaaggaaaagatttTGTGTGGGTGTTCGCGTGTGCATTTAGAAAATCTTTgtaagaaagcaaaaacgtCTACTTCAATAGACAATTGGTGAATTGCTTGATTCgcattcattttccttccaTTCTAACCTGACTCTGACCAACtcaagcaaaagcaaaagcaaaagcaaacgCAAGTCTCTATATGCTGATGGATGGTACTTTCTTGCGTGATCCAACGACTCGTTGTCCTCATATTACGTAAAAATCATTCCATGTCGTAAAGCATGTTTATGAAAGTGGAAAGAGTTTTTACAAAGTCTCCCCGCTGGAAAATGTCAAATGATGATGACATGAACAAACTACACAAGGTAAAATTCGGGATCGAACGTTCCAGCCTCCCGAATCTTCCCTAGAAGGTCGCTAACTAAAATACCAAGAAAATTATATATAGTGGGATATACCAGCTTGGTGCGAATCGTACAGTTTTAGAGTGATATCCTTATATATCCCtcgttttgtttctttttttgaatatctTTCACCGTCTTTCTATTCATAATGAACTTTGATAACTTGAAGAACTACGCCGGTAAGGCTTACGACCAATACCAAAAGTACAACGACAGCCAAAAACAGGGCGGCTCTGGCTCTGGCTCTGGCAATGATGACTCTTTTGGCAGCGgaaacaacaacaacaactcTTCCTCCTTTGGTGGTAATGACAACTCTTACGGTGGTGACGACTCTTATGGAAGTGGAAACAACAATTCCTCTTTCGGTGGTAATGACTCTTATGGCAGCGGAAACGACAACTCCAACTCCTATGGAAGCAGCAACAAGAAATCTTCCTATGGTGATGACGACAACTCCTACGGTGGTGGAAACAACTCTTCCTCTTTCGGTGGTAATGACAACTCCTACGGTGGTGACTCCTACGGAAGTAGCAACAAGAAGTCTTCCTATGGCGGTGACGACTCTTATGGAAGCGGAAACGACAACTCCAACTCCTACGGAAGCAGCAACAAGAAGTCTTCCTATGGCGGTGACGACTCTTATGGAAGTGGAAACGACAACTCCAACTCCTACGGAAGCAGCAACAAGAAATCTTCCTATGGTGACGACGACAACTCCTACAGTGGTGGAAACAACTCTTCCTCTTTCGGTGGTAATGACAACTCCTACGGTGGTGACTCTTATGGAGGTGGAAACAAGAAATCTTCCTACGGTGGTGATGATTCCTACGGTGGTAATGACTCTTATGGCAGCGGAAACGACAACTCCAACTCCTACGGAAGCAGCAACAAGAAGTCTTCCTATGGCGGTGACGACTCTTATGGAAGTGGAAACGACAACTCCAACTCCTACGGAAGCAGCAACAAGAAATCTTCCTATGGTGACGACGACAACTCCTACAGTGGTGGAAACAACTCTTCCTCTTTCGGTGGTAATGACAACTCCTACGGTGGTGACTCTTATGGAGGTGGAAACAAGAAATCTTCCTACGGCGGTGACGATTCCTACGGTGGTGGAAACAACTCTTCCTCCTTTGGTGGTGACTCCTTCGGAGGAAACAACAACAGCTCCTCCGGCGGTGGCAGCAGCGGCCACAAAAAGTCTCACGGCAATGACAACTCCAACTCCTACGGTGGTGACTCCTACGGAAGCGGCAACGACAACTCTTATGGCGGTAACGACAACTCTTATGGTGGTAATGACAACTCTTATGGCGGTAATGACAACTCTTCCTTCGGTGGTGGTAACAACTCCTTTGGAGGAGGCTCTTATGGTAACTCAGATAACTTTTAATTGAGTGGTTATTAATTGCTTAGGTAATAATAATATGCAAAGTTCCAAGAGCAACAAGTCCTTTGATCAAACTTTAAATTCAAACTCGGGGGCCAGTGCCAGTTCGACGCCCCTGGACGCCAGTACCTTCATCAATGCCTTTTCCAAGTTAGGTCTTGGAAATAGCGATGGTCAAAAGTCTGGTGATCAAGGCTCGAACTCTCTTAGTCATGCTGCAGTTTTCAGTGCCGTTCAAAAGTACTTTTCTCAAAACGGCGATGCATTGGCAAATGGCCAAGGTCATTCTGATGAGCACCAAACCAATTTCCTCTCCATGGTAGAACAAGAGGCCCAAGGCTTGATGAGCACCAATTCTTCCGGACAAGGCCGTGGTATCGGTGGCTCTGAAGGAGATGTGAAGTCGTCTGTTCAATTGgcaaaaattcttttccagaACCGTAATTTGCTTTCGAAGTTGGCTGAGGCGGGTGGCTCTTCTCAAGCTAGTGGAAACAGCGCCATACTATCCAGTGTTGTTGGCTCTTTTCTTGGAGGTTCTACTTCCAACAACTCGAATGCCGCCAACAACATGAATCCCCAAGCCCAGACTCATGGCTTGCAAGAGATGGCTGCGAGCTTTCTGGGTCCTGGAAACCAAACCTCTAATCAGAATTCTGGGAATTCGCAAGGTGCTGGTTTAGCTGGTTTGGGAAGCTTAGCTGGtaactttttgaattccGGCAACAACTCTGGCAACCagcaacaacaacaacaagGTCATGGCAATGCTGACTCTGGATTAGCTGGTAGCTTGTTGCATGCTGTTActggaaacaaaaaccaagATGACGGAAATCAAGGTCCATCCAAGCATTCACAAGGCGGAGATGGTTTGATGGGAAAGGCCATTAACATGTTTTTGCaataattgttttttgaagtttttgcTGGTTCGTGGATAATAGACGAACTTGACTTTATTTAGGTACATACACATAAGGGTATAGACTTTTGCATGTTTGCATTCTATAGCAGGTGCTATTTTGCTGAAAAGATACGATGATAGAAGAGTAGGTACCAAAGTGAATGGAAGTAATTTACAATATACTTTTAAGAAAAGGTTTCCGTCTTCGATTCTAGTGTTTTGCATCAACGAAAAGTCTGCGCGGGCAGTCCAGTTTGTATGGAACTGAATCTACTAGGAGTTTTTACAGGTGCTATATAAGACAGATTTCATGACAAGGAAAGGAACAGTAATGAATATGAGATTAGAGCTTTCGTAACGGAATCCTTGACATGTTTTGACATCCATAAGcaatatttccttttccttttcgttAGTAAATAATGTGGAATACCACTGCTACAATAAAGTACACAAACATAGAATATCGAACAAACTGGTGATAATGATATCATTTCCGTATTTTTGTCCTTGCCAataaaagatgaaagagaTTGATTGATAAACATACTTCTCTTCCCCGGGAGAACTGAGTGCTAAACTACACCAAAAGAGCCGTGAGAAAACGCGTAGAAAGGAGCATCGTTGAGGAATTCCAGTAATAATTCGAACCATTCTGTGTTCATTTCAAGATTTTCGATTGAAGCTTCCTCAAGGTTTGAGCAAAAAGCTGTTGAAATTGAATCTCTTTCAAAGTCTGGTGTATTGCAATTCACGATGTTTGGAGCTATAAGACATCAAATTCGTAAATCTTCGACTTCCGCAGCGATTCGGAATGACTGGACGCGTGAACAAATTGGTAAAATCTATCATATGCCATTGATAGAGCTTGTTTTCAGAGCGGTATGAAAGATTCATCTCCTTTAAGAAACCAAGTAAATCTAATCAGTTGTGCTTTTCTATAGGCTACAGTACATCGACAATTCCATGATCCTCGTAAAATACAACAATGCACGCTTCTTTCCATCAAGACAGGTATGTATTGAATTTCGTTTCAAGCTTAATCTCTATGGAAGACACTAATGCTCTTTCTTTAGGTGGCTGCACTGAAGACTGCAAGTATTGCTCTCAGTCTTCCCGTTACAGCACCGGTGTCAAGGCTTCAAGGTTGATGAAAGTGGAAGATATCATGGAAAAGGCTCATATTGCAAAAGCCAAAGGCAGCACGCGTTTCTGTATGGGAAGCGCTTGGCGTGATTTGAATGGTCGAACCCGCACATTTAAGAATATCTTGGAGGTCATCAAACAAGTCCGTGCTTTGAACATGGAAGTATGTGTCACTCTAGGCATGTTGGATGAACATCAAGCTAAAGACCTTAAAGATGCTGGATTAACCGCTTATAACCATAATCTGGACACTTCTCCCGAATACTACCCCAAGATTATCTCGACTAGGTCGTATGATGAACGTTTGAATACTATTGATAATATTCGCAAGGCCGGAATCAAGGTTTGTAGTGGTGGTATTTTAGGTCTtggtgaaaaagaacaagacCGTATTGGCCTCATCCATTCTTTAGCCAACATGCCATCTCATCCTGAGTCTGTTCCTATTAATGCTCTCGTCCCCATTCCTGGAACTCCCATTGGTGACATGGTCAAGAAACCAGTCGGCTTTCACTCCTTCCTCCGTGCCATTGCTACTGCACGTATTTGCATGCCCAAAACCATTATTCGATTTTCCGCTGGCCGTACTCAGTTTTCTGAAACGGAACAAGTGATGGCTTTTATGGCTGGTGCCAATTCTGTATTTACCGGCGAAAAGATGCTCACCACTCCTTCTGTTACCTGGGACCAAGACAGCCAATTGTTCCACAAATGGGGTTTCCATAATTTGGAAAGCTTCGAGTATGATGAAGGAGCTGAAGAACCAAACTTTACTCTTCCTCCCAAAAACCGTTTTCGCCCCGACCATGCTGAAGCTTTGAAGGCCGCGAGACCCCAACTAGAAGCTCAAGGATTGGCCATGTAATGCACGAATTCCTTCACTTATTTCCCAATCCTTTGGTCATTTCGTctatccttttctttctatctCGAGGAAcattcttccttttgatTATCTTATGCTATACATATATTTGAGCAATTCAAATGCTAGataaatgaataaaatgtTCGTTCTTTTGATTCATATTCGAATAAGTTCCATTAAGCAGGCATCAAAGCCACCTTTCataaaatattaataaGGTCAAAAAGCAACTGCTGATTAAATTGAATTTTGCAAAACTCTGccatatttcttttatttacattttagCGATGTAATGTCCGTCTTTGGTATTTCGCATAAAAAACTATCTTCGTAATTTCTAAAATCTTTGGCATTACACGTATGCCAAAACGAAGCAAACGCGGCCTGCAATGAacaatatttctttttaagcGAACGCAATCCAATGCCAGATTGGCGTTCGCAATTTGAGGtaatgataaaaataaagtagTTTTGCTAAAGCGTTAGGAACACTATTCCCTGTATCTGGATTCAGCACTTGTCTTGGCTATTGTCAATGACTGCGAGGATAGCGATAATGCTCGGGATGTGTTGGAATTACTAAAAAATGATGGTCAATGTTTGACTCATGAAGATGGTTGGAATCAGTCCACAGCACgagaggaagaaaatgaaattttaCATACATTAGACGATGAATTTAACGCAGAGCATGAGGTTGACTATTCAGAAGAATTGATGGATTCTCCTTATGATCTCGATGGAACAGTTTATAGCTTTTTGCGATCCATGTTCCGTGATATTGCTCCACAACGAGTTCAATATGTTCTTAACAAATGTGAAAATGATCTTACGCGCGCCAGTGACGAATTGTTAAATCAGGAAgtattggaaaaagatgaagGGCTTGGAAATGCTACCGATGCTCTTTTTGCAGCTCCAAACATCTCTCATCGTTCTCGGCAGCGTAAAcggaaaaataaaaaacccAATGCTTCACGAAGAGCCCCGTGGACACATGATCTGGATTTAAATGGAAATAAATCAGATactgatgaagaattggCTCAGTTTACGGTGAACaagctttccttttggGAAAGAAATCAACAGCTTTTCGAAAAAATATCCTCCATTTTGGATATTGCTAACTCTCGAGTCAGCCATGAATTTTATAAGCATTCTGGATCATTGTACTTTACAGTGAACGCTTTGCTGCGGAAGCATCCTTTATTGACGCAGACATTTGAGAACTCATGTCAAGATACTGCATCTGAACTATCAAAATACACTGGTCTCTCCCTTCAATTTTGCTGTGAACTTTTGACCTGTAGTAAAGACGTACAAGGAGCAAAATGGATTGCTTACGCCGTGAAGCAATCTCAACCAAAAGATACGACTAAATTGGAGCTCGGTCTACTTGGTAACGAAAAACCTAAAGTAAGCACATCGTCTGCTTTAAATCAtaatttgaatgaaaactATAATTCAATGGAAGCGTACTCGACAGAAGAATGTAATCGGTTAGCGGATGAGTACATAGATTCTCGAAATGCCGAATACGCTGCTTCTGCCAGGGATTACCGGAGAAGCAAAAGTGATCGATTGCTTGGTGGATCTGCAACATATCATGCTCAAGTTGGAAGAGAATATCACGAAAAAGCCATGAAATGGCGAGGCTTAGCCATGAGGTCTTTGTCTCAAACTGGAACGCCTTATTCGTTGGATTTGCATGGTGCGACTGTTCGTGAGGCTAAAACTATCGTGGAAGAGAGAGTTTCAAGTTGGTGGGCGAGGGAAGCAGATTCTTCTCCGAATTGTATACACCCTTTCAGAATCATCACAGGGATTGGCAATCACAGTGTAGGTATGGAGGCGAGGCTTTTACCCTCCATAGTGAGATGGTTACAGCAAAATGGTTGGAGGTTTGAGATAAATCATGGTCAAGTTGAGGTTTATGGTGCTATTcgcaagaaaaaataaggatAGCATCTAGTACTAAACATTCCAGAGGGCCTttaaaagtttgttttatattttttgcaTGCATTAAAAGATtgtattgtttttttggttaCTTGgttgttttaattttattgaaattcAATGTAAATCGATTGAAGCTCATCATATTTATGAAATTGTTCATGACTTTGGAGTTTTCCAGGTATATAAGCGTCGTTAATGAAATCATTAAAGCGAGGAAGTAAACTAGGGGTCTGAACCAGTCTTGAATCGCGCATACAAAGTCCAAAATGTACGTCGGGATCACAATTTATTAGCAATTCAGGTTCTTTATACCTcgaagaataaaaaaaaaaaaaaaaaaattaagcAAAGATTAGCCAAAGAAGTTAAGAAACTTCAGATGGGGCATATGATGAGGCACCACTCTCATACAAATAACGAGAGTTGGTCCTTTGAAAAGAGATGCTTCGATTACGTCCAAATCGTTCCAATGAATCATCCGAAAGTAAATGAGCAGGAGAATAAGATCCGTCTTCATTCATAAGAGCAGGGTTAGGAGATGTATCGGAAATACCACCTAGGGAGGTATATCCGTTATCGTATAATGTACAGTATTTGGTTTTAGTTTCCAGTAAAAGCTAGATATTTGTCTAGTTAGTAAAAAATGATAAACTACATTGTATAGTTAAAAACACTTACGTCCCAGACTTCCGAGTATGTCCAGTCTAAGATTGGTTGAACTCGCATGAACTTCGGCCATCCTTTGTCGGTCATCTCAAAAGCAATGCGGTTCATGCCGTGAGGATCTAATCGACGAATTCCGATAAGTATTGCTTCGATATTTGGGTTATCCTTAAGGAAAAGCGTGAATGCGTCTTTCATAGGAAGGGAAATCCTAATAATGTTAAGACCGTAAAGGTCTTGGCAATTTTGAACGAATTCATCCATTTCAtgaaattcatcttttggtCGTACAAACACGAAGGGTATTTCTGATAACTTCTGTTTTGCCAGAGAGGGGCCGTATTTTTCCCTTAAACAGTATATACACAGCAACAATAACATGAGGCAATCCTTTCCTCCATTAAATGACATAGCAATTCGTGAGGTCCTGTACAATACGGTTAGcacaaaagaataaagaaaatgattcaaTTTTATTCAACCAATATCTTCCTTACTCATAACAGTCGAGTGCATAATCAAGAGATTTCAGCGATCCTGTAAGCTTTTGCTTCAGAACACTAATTTTCTcagatgaagaatttgaagtataaatactttttatCTTATTATATACGTCTTCCAATGCCTCCATGGAGCCtctactttttttaattgcAGCAATGAAGCACCCCGGTTTCCTATGCACCTATATTGTGCTCAAAAGTTCacaaaacagaagaaataataaaatattttcccttgtttgttttttatatacACTGACAGTTATTATTAGTAGTATCTTTTTAACGTTAATTCAAGAAGAGTGGACGTGGTGGAATTATTATTCGTGAGATGCTATAAGCAGCTGATGTTCGTCGAGACAAAAGTATActatttctctttcaatttttatttaagcAGTTATttgattatatttttgtttttcaattagATTTTAGTAACGACTTGGACAGAAAAACACTTTATTTTACGGAGAACACATacaaaaatttagaaaaagataatCGAAAGTCATTAGACTTTCTTCATTCAGTCTTACATGctatttgcttttcgaagaaaccaaatcaattttcattaaatcTATATACATATAAAAAAACTTCTAAATTAATATACAAGAAAAGGCTCCAAATAAAATGGTATCAAGTTGTAGGTTTTGTATCCGGTTTAATCTTGATTATGAAGCAacgtaaaagaaaagacaaaatctTTATCCCTCGCGACAACATTCTTGTAAgttcaaaatcaaattcCTTCGGTATTTTCCAGAATACGAAGGATATTGTAAAACGAGCTCATAGATCGCAATATACCACTTATGATAGATACATAACTCGTCTTTCActttttgtgttttttttttcatcatcctATGTGATGGTACTAGAAAACGGCACAAAGCGATGATCAACCTaataaaatccaaaaggaaaatcaaaaaatccatttctTAACCTCAAAGAAACATTGCGAGTTGAAGATAAAAAGATCACGATAGTTGAATGGAAGGCGCGAGCTATCATCCGcatttcttgtaaaaaGTTTTGCTTTAAACTGCCTTTAAATGATCTTCTTCAGCCGTCTGAGAAGATAGCTCAGCTGCTGATGGTTTCTCCTCCGACGTTGCTAAAGATGTAGTATCATCACTTTCTTTACCCTCTTCTATAGCATTAGAACTCGATGCTGCCTCCGTAATATTACTCGACGGATTGTTTAGACTAGAATTATCCTCAACCTTTTTTTCGTCGGGTTTCACTTGGTCTTCGTTATTTGAAGGTTCTTCCTGTTTCGTGATTTCTAATTTAGTCGCGTCAGCGGTCGTTTCTGGTTCAATACTTTTTGGTTCTTCCTTAGACTCGTCCTCTTGGAGCTCCTCCTTagtttgaatttttttagtaTTATCAGTTTCCGTATCTCCTTCATTATCGTGATCTTCTTTGTCAAACATATCTTGAACCAAACGCTCTCCCAGCTCTTCGCGGTCTTTGCCATCAGAGCTAAGACTCATGTCGAGAGCTAACTTGGTATTTGCAAGTCTTTGAATATACTCTTCAACAGTCTCTTTCGTAATTAATCTTATAACTCTTACATCGC
The nucleotide sequence above comes from Schizosaccharomyces osmophilus chromosome 3, complete sequence. Encoded proteins:
- a CDS encoding DNA-binding transcription factor, encoding MDLNTISYLPVPPAKFPSNSSNTPLPSQHAPSFSAPSQPSFFRHAPGLPPSIGPNDYTYPYLYDHFASQSSSSPSVLRPANVPATNDNFQDFQASVHPSAVRVSSAASDEKKRKKVSRACDLCRKKKIRCDTVEGSTGACINCSKHSLQCIFTRTQLKRGPAKGFVRNVEEKNKRVRSNSTTVVASPPETNAATSPSSTLADTLPFDVKSDSSSPDDSAILSRLSPKNTAMPVMSPGPKDPILSNHPKPTATWYPQQINHPPQHSQPAPPRIPPFQQQSYPYLSTPVNQSFDSLQHIKSLPSAGIRPPVYTTPSVQSFVPPSLPLQSKMNTPYMLDSNGHTDTSHPGLAEASYNPLMRPPSAPYPPGPTNVLSSDPSYLQLPSISSFDNSRPNTVFQHGGLPTTSYQPPVPMQPVPVNTPGNLPSFDRPFYKNQSPQNPSLSLLPEARSSTSNATRNIEQSRSAESAQYDDMNEISKVFHEDIEWDDEAVDRYYLLIHSTLPILHHSKTRLKIELEKAPKFLRSCCLHAIYSLVNRPPFSSLGSIFHKNPLKAVGLLNLICTNVQNFSNRILHLQTMVLLAVESDQRGPTTITGRNGLPQSMWHGAAVGLACNMRLHIQSHVSLQSAYEDIDGNAALCRRAWWVLVILDRWHSVSTCSPLFIPESCIKMSLQDHKVLGSFPSQLVRLSLIVGHISDVFQSPDPSDRENPIVTQQLRSEIDAFRESVDVVWGRMNLLTLAVTHVKVLLELSTNARPSAVLTPAMKMANILSSSSTPLTPLNHHFFSLAACVLIGVYDIPELQEEARQGLEYIRECIEKRRDIVSRKDHEDWDYVVLKVINAKMQGLHIASDPPAPPYVPAPSLPSYNAQDVDSVTFKDAYLYSRLCNLGYLGFLI
- the bio2 gene encoding biotin synthase encodes the protein MFGAIRHQIRKSSTSAAIRNDWTREQIGKIYHMPLIELVFRAATVHRQFHDPRKIQQCTLLSIKTGGCTEDCKYCSQSSRYSTGVKASRLMKVEDIMEKAHIAKAKGSTRFCMGSAWRDLNGRTRTFKNILEVIKQVRALNMEVCVTLGMLDEHQAKDLKDAGLTAYNHNLDTSPEYYPKIISTRSYDERLNTIDNIRKAGIKVCSGGILGLGEKEQDRIGLIHSLANMPSHPESVPINALVPIPGTPIGDMVKKPVGFHSFLRAIATARICMPKTIIRFSAGRTQFSETEQVMAFMAGANSVFTGEKMLTTPSVTWDQDSQLFHKWGFHNLESFEYDEGAEEPNFTLPPKNRFRPDHAEALKAARPQLEAQGLAM
- the cue2 gene encoding no go decay endonuclease Cue2 → MPDWRSQFEEHYSLYLDSALVLAIVNDCEDSDNARDVLELLKNDGQCLTHEDGWNQSTAREEENEILHTLDDEFNAEHEVDYSEELMDSPYDLDGTVYSFLRSMFRDIAPQRVQYVLNKCENDLTRASDELLNQEVLEKDEGLGNATDALFAAPNISHRSRQRKRKNKKPNASRRAPWTHDLDLNGNKSDTDEELAQFTVNKLSFWERNQQLFEKISSILDIANSRVSHEFYKHSGSLYFTVNALLRKHPLLTQTFENSCQDTASELSKYTGLSLQFCCELLTCSKDVQGAKWIAYAVKQSQPKDTTKLELGLLGNEKPKVSTSSALNHNLNENYNSMEAYSTEECNRLADEYIDSRNAEYAASARDYRRSKSDRLLGGSATYHAQVGREYHEKAMKWRGLAMRSLSQTGTPYSLDLHGATVREAKTIVEERVSSWWAREADSSPNCIHPFRIITGIGNHSVGMEARLLPSIVRWLQQNGWRFEINHGQVEVYGAIRKKK
- the nad1 gene encoding FAD synthetase Nad1, giving the protein MEALEDVYNKIKSIYTSNSSSEKISVLKQKLTGSLKSLDYALDCYETSRIAMSFNGGKDCLMLLLLCIYCLREKYGPSLAKQKLSEIPFVFVRPKDEFHEMDEFVQNCQDLYGLNIIRISLPMKDAFTLFLKDNPNIEAILIGIRRLDPHGMNRIAFEMTDKGWPKFMRVQPILDWTYSEVWDLLLETKTKYCTLYDNGYTSLGGISDTSPNPALMNEDGSYSPAHLLSDDSLERFGRNRSISFQRTNSRYLYESGASSYAPSEVS